One genomic segment of Brevibacillus laterosporus LMG 15441 includes these proteins:
- a CDS encoding CDGSH iron-sulfur domain-containing protein: MALYDKKGPIVVKEEPGVTFYCMCGLTEDAPYCDGSHNGQGTGKTPYIVRFKEAKTVRICGCGKSEKLPYCDGAHGQDEK; the protein is encoded by the coding sequence ATGGCCCTCTATGATAAAAAAGGTCCGATTGTTGTGAAGGAAGAACCAGGCGTTACATTTTACTGTATGTGTGGCCTCACAGAGGATGCACCTTACTGTGATGGCTCTCATAATGGACAAGGAACAGGAAAAACCCCGTATATTGTTAGATTTAAGGAAGCTAAGACGGTAAGGATCTGTGGCTGTGGAAAATCGGAAAAATTACCTTATTGTGATGGGGCACATGGACAAGACGAAAAGTAA
- a CDS encoding spermine/spermidine synthase has translation MILQSDITILERCSTPRGDIQLQYRNNNYEIISNGTFLMATYNGESERLLVKASLDSVHHPRKVMIGGLGVGFSLSEALKNNRVEEVVVLEIEEKIIEWNNRYLGEYSNHPLADSRTRVVKADLLQWIQEANEKFDVICLDIDNGPDWTVTEANHSLYKESGLNTLLGLMNPGGVIAFWSANSSDAFALLLSEYFHEVEEYKVEVERGEPDVVYIAKLPK, from the coding sequence ATGATCTTGCAATCAGACATTACAATCTTAGAACGATGCTCCACACCACGCGGTGACATTCAGCTCCAGTATCGGAATAACAATTATGAGATTATTAGCAATGGTACTTTTTTAATGGCAACTTATAATGGAGAATCCGAACGTCTTTTGGTTAAGGCATCACTTGACAGCGTTCATCATCCCCGAAAAGTAATGATTGGTGGATTAGGTGTGGGATTTTCCCTTTCAGAAGCTTTAAAAAATAACAGAGTAGAAGAGGTAGTTGTTTTAGAAATAGAGGAAAAGATCATTGAATGGAATAACCGATATTTGGGCGAATATTCTAATCATCCACTCGCTGACTCTCGAACCCGTGTTGTTAAAGCTGATCTTCTCCAATGGATTCAGGAAGCTAACGAAAAATTTGATGTGATCTGTCTTGATATTGACAATGGGCCCGATTGGACCGTGACAGAAGCGAACCATTCACTTTATAAGGAATCAGGACTCAACACCTTACTTGGTTTGATGAACCCAGGGGGTGTTATTGCATTTTGGAGTGCTAATTCTTCTGATGCTTTTGCTCTGCTATTATCTGAGTATTTTCATGAAGTAGAGGAGTATAAAGTAGAGGTGGAGCGAGGCGAGCCAGATGTTGTTTATATCGCAAAATTACCGAAATGA